The following DNA comes from Microbacterium foliorum.
TCGCCAGTGCGACCGTTCCGTCGTCTGAGATCTGCGCGGGTGGGACGGCACCGTCGCGTGAGAGATCCGCCAGATCGCCGAAGGCCTTCTCATTGATCAGAGCGAGGGCGTCAGCGTCCAGCTCGCCATCTTCGGCGGCGAACACGACGAGCGCAGAGGTCGCCTCCGCACTCGTGAACTCCTCCAGAAGCTCGTCGACCTTGACCGATTCCGCCGACGAGGGGAGCCCCACGGAAGGGGCGGTTTCGGACTCCTCGCTCCCCGCGAGCGCGAAGAGCGCGGCGGCTGCGACCGCGGTCACGACGAGGATGATCCATGACGTCTTGGCGGACGTCAGGAAACGGGTCAGAGCACTCACGAGAATTCCCCACCTTGGATAGTAGTTCGATGATCGAATTATATGACTATCGAAAGAGAGTAGCGATATCGTGGAGGGTATGCAAGCGAGCGAGGGGCCATCACCAGAGATCGAGAGAGCAGCGTTCGCGCCTGCCCGACCGGCGACGGCGCTGCTGCGAGACTTCCTCGAACTCAGCGAGCTGTTCGAGTCCTCCCTCGCCGACGAGCTGGGTGTCAACCCCACCGACCTCCAGGTCATGGAGCACCTGATCATGAGCGGACCGCTGGCTCCGACCGAGCTCGCTCGGAGAGTGGGGCTCTCTGCGGGGGCGACCACCACTTCCGTCGATCGCCTCGTCGCGCTCGGGCATGTCTCGCGAGAGCCTCGCCCGAACGACCGTCGAGGCATCCTCGTCGCTCCGCGGCCCGAGTCCCGCGACAAGGCGATGGGGCGTCTGATCCCGATGATCATGGGTGTCGATGCGGAGCTGGACTCCTTCACACCACAGGAACAGGACGTGATCACCAGGTACCTCCGACAGGTCACCGAGTCACTGCGCGTACACGCCAGCATCGGGATCTCGGCCCCGGACTGAGAAACGAGTCGCGGATGGCGCGGCTTGCAGCGATCTCCGACGCCCGCCGTGTCCAGGGATTTCTAGACGGTGTTCAGAAATCCCTGGACACCTCGGTGCAGCGGGCGCATAATCTGATCCACAGGACATGGTCTCAGCAAAGGAGCACGCCATGAGCGATCCGAATGAACCGACGGAGCTGTTCGACTCGGCCTCGGGGCCGACCGGCGCGTCGATCACCGATTGGACAGATCTCGGACGGGAGATGTGGGCCTACCTCACCGGTCGTGGCGCCGCCGTCAACTATACGTTCGACGACATGACCGTCGAGGTGCCTCGCGACATCGGACCTGACGCGCCGCGGGCGACGTGGAAGTTCAACGGCACCCTACGGGTGACGACCAGCGACAGCGCGTCCGGTGGCACGGGCTCGGTCTGAGAACGAGCTTCTCCGATGATCCGCCTCGATATCGACCTGCAGGTCGAGCAGGCCAGCCCGGACGACGGCCCTCCGACGCGGTTCAGCGTCAGAGCTGAGGGTCAGGAGGTCGTCGTCACGCTTGAATCCACCCCGGGGCTCGGCAGCATGAGCCGTCGTGACCTGACTCAGCTCGTACCGCTCGCCGATGGACTCGCGCGGCGCGGAATCCGTGTGCGTGTGGAAGGGCCGCGGGGGACTCTCGTTCAGTTCGGGGATGTGAAATCGGGGCCCGTGGGCCGGGCGATCGCCGGCTCCTCGCACATCAAACTGGGGCATCTCTCGACGCTTCTGTCTGAGGCCCAGCACCGGGAGCACGGCAGCGGCTTCCGGCTTCCCGTCCCTCCCTCGACGCCGTTCCCCCTCGTCCCCACGGTGGCCCGGAGAGTGCGGCGGCGAGTCACGACGACCCACTACCTTCCCGGCTCCGGTCGTCCTCGGTTGATCTTCGCGGTCGGCTCGGGCGACTGGAACCTCAGCAGGCCTCGAGAGTTCGACCTGCTCCCGGGGCGCACGGTCATCGGTTCCGGACCAGACGCCGACCTGCGGTTGGAGGGGCTCGAAGCCCGCCATGCCGAAGTCCGTCATAACGACGACGACGAGTACGTCCTCTATTCGTACGCGGCGACCGGCGGTGGTCGACCGAATCTCCCGCACAGCACGGAGAACGCCAGGATCCTGCGGACCGGATCTCGCATCGAGATCGGGCCATGGCGCCTGGCGTACTACCGGGAGGAGTTCGCCGACCACGGGCGTCCCTTCGGTGGACGCCAGGGAGGCGAGTACGAGTTCCAGAAGCAGCAACCGGTGCGACCGTACGGCTCGGGCGAGCTCGGCTGACCGCTTCCGCCCAAAGGAGGGGAGCCCCATCGAGCTCGGGGTGCTCAGGGCGCGGCGCGCGTTTCGTGAGCAGCGATGTGCGGCGGCTACAGTCTCAGGCGAACCATCTACGAAAGAGGCACTGCTGATGACTGACCAGACGAGGCTCGCGCAGCTGGAGAAAGAGCACGTCGACCTGGTCCTGCGTCGGTTCGACCGCGCGGACGCATGGCAGCTCGGGAGGTCCATCGCAGAGCGGGCGCTGGCGCAGGGAGCTCCGGTTGCGGTCGATGTGCGCACCGCCTCCGGCATCCTGTTCCACGCATCGCTGCCTGGTGCGACGGCCGACAACGACGCCTGGGTGCAGAAGAAGGCCGCGACCGCCCTGCGGTTCGAGACCAGCACCGCGCTGCTCGAAGCACGTGTCGCCAGCGGCGGGCGCGACATGTTCGAGCCTGGATGGCTCGACCCCGTCACGTATGCGGTCGCCGGAGGCGCGGTGCCCATCCGTGTCGAAGGTGTGGGCGTCGTCGCCGTCGCGACCGTGTCGGGGCTTCCGTCAGCGGATGATCACGACCTCGTCGTCGAGGGGATCACGGCGTTGGAGCTGCTCGCCGGGTGAAGCACCGAGCGCTCTGCTCGCGCAACAGCGCCACGAGCAGTGTCCGCAAAGGGTTCCGCATCGAGTTCCTCATGACTCTTCAGTGTCTCGAGCCCAGGAATCGTCTCAGTAGTCGGGGTGCAGGCGCAGCCGTGAGGCGATCTGTGCTGCCTGCTCGGCGGGCGTCAGCGCGATGTCGATCTCGATCGCCCTCTCGTCGTCTTCCAGCGGCTCGAGCGTGGCGAACTGCGAGTCGAGCAGCGTGGCCGGCATGAAGTGACCCTGACGGCGCAGCATCCGATCGAGGATCAGTTCGCGCGAGCCGGTGAAGTGCACGAACGTGACCGCATCCCGGCGAAGCACGTCGCGGTAGCTGCGGCGCAGCGCCGAGCACGTGACGATGCCGGGCTCGCCCGCCTCGACGCGTTCGTCGATCCACTCGGCGATGCGGTCGAGCCAGGGCCAGCGGTCGTCGTCGTTGAGCGCATGGCCGGCCGCCATCTTGGCGACGTTCGCCTCGGGGTGCAGGTCGTCGCCCTCTTCGAAGGCCCAGCCGAGCCGGCCGGCGAGCATGGCCGCGACTGTCGATTTTCCGGTACTGGCGACGCCCATGAAGACGAGGACGGGTGCGTTGACGGACATCATGGCGCGCTCAGACGAAGAGGCTCAGGACGAGGACTCCGGCGAGGCCGGTGACCGAGATGAGGCATTCGAGTACTGTCCATGACTTCAGAGTCTGCGGGATGCTGAGGCCGAAGTACTCCTTGATGAGCCAGAAGCCCGCGTCGTTGACGTGCGACAGGAACACCGATCCCGAGCCGATCGCGAGCACGAGCAGCGCGACCATGGGGGAGTCGAGAGTCTCGGTGAGCGGCTGCAGGATGCCGGCGGCGGTGATCGTTGCGACGGTCGCCGATCCGGTGGCGATGCGGATGACCACGGCCACCAACCAGGCGAGGATCAGCACCGAGACCGAGGAGCCGGAGACGAACTGGGCGATCACGTCTCCGATGCCGGTGTCGACCAGCACCTGCTTGAAACCGCCGCCGGCACCGACGATCAGCAGGATGCCGGCGATCGGGCCGAGCGACGATCCGACGATGTCGTTGATCTTGGTGCGGTCGAAGCCGGCGCCGCGTCCGAGGATGAAGAAGCCGGCGAGCACGGCGATGAGCAGCGCGATGACCGGGGTGCCGAGGAAGTCGAGAGCGAGCTTCCAAGGGGCGTCCGACCCTGCGGCCGAGATGTCGGCGACGGCCTTCGCGAGCATGAGGAACACGGGCAGCAGGATGCTGAAGAGCGTGGCGCCGAACGAGGGGCGACGACGCTGTTCGACGCCCTCGTCCTCTTCGGTGACGAACAGCTCGGGCACTGGCACATCGACCCAGCGCTCGGCGAAACGCGCGAAGAGGGGACCCGAGATGATCACGGCGGGGATCGCGACGATCACACCGAAGGCGAGAGTGAGGCCGAGGTTCGCTCCGAGGGCATCGATAGCCGCGAGAGGGCCGGGGTGCGGGGGCACGAGGCCGTGCATGGCCGAGAGGCCGGCGAGCGTCGGGATCGCGATGCGCATGAGCGGCGCACCCGAGCGGCGGGCGACGAGGATGATGACAGGCACGAGGAGCACGAGGCCGACCTCGAAGAACATCGGAAGGCCGATCACGGCGCCGATGAGTCCCATGACCCAGGGCAGCGAGCGGGCGCTGGCCCGGCTGACGAGAGTGTCGACGATGCGATCGGCGCCGCCCGAGTCGGCGAGGAGCTTGCCGTAGATCGCGCCGAGCGCGATCAGGATGCCGACGCCACCCATGGTCGTGCCGAAGCCGGTCGAGAAGCTGGTGACGGATGCGCTGATGTCCATGCCCGCGATTGCGCCGGTGGCGAGTGCGCCGATCGTGAGCGAGAGGAAGGGGTGCAGCTTCACCCAGGTGATGAGGACGATGATGATCGCGATCCCCAGTACTGCTGCGGTGATCAGCTGACCAGCGGGGCGGTCCGGCGTGGCAGTGTCGGTGACTGCCGCCATGATCGCGTCGGTGGCGGGGGTGAAGAGTGCCATGAGCTTCCTTGATCCGGGCGTGGTTTACGACCTTATGCCGTACATAATAAGCACGCATACCACGTCATGCGCAACATAATCGAAACATGAGTGTGAGATGCACCGTCTGAGGAGCCGGAGACGGGCATACTCGACATATGACCGTCTCCGGCGCCGGAAGCCCTGTGCACGACTCGCTCGTCGCCGAGCTCGGTAGGGCGATCGTCGACGGTGAGCACCCGCCGGGCTCGCGGATGCTCACTGTCGAGCTGGCTAGCGAGAGAGGCGTGTCCCGCTCGGCCGCGCGTGAGGCCGTTCGCGTTCTGGAGTCCTTCGGACTCGTCTGGGTCCGCCGCAAGTCCGGCGTCGAGGTGCGGCCCAGGGCCGACTGGAACGTCTACGCCCCCGAGGTCATCGCGTGGCGTCTCGCCGGCCCGGGCCGTGACGAGCAGCTGCGAGAACTCAGCCAGCTGCGATCCGTCATCGAGCCGCTCGCAGCGCGTCTCGCGGCCGGCGCGGCCACCTCGGAGCAGAGGGTCGACCTCGTCTCGCTCGTCGTGGCGATGGGGCAGGAGGACCACGAGGCCGATCGCGAGCGATACCTCATGGCCGACATCCGATTCCACCGGCTCCTCCTCGACGCATCCGGCAACGGGATGCTCGCCGCGCTCGGCGGCACGGTGGAGGCGGTGCTCCGCGGGCGCACCGCCCACTCCCTCATGCCTCACGTGGCCAACCAGAACGCGGTGCAGTGGCATCGCGATGTCGCGTTCGCGGTGGCGAGCGGCGACGCGGATGCCGCGGCGACCGCCATGCGCAACATCGTCTCGGAGGCTGACGAGGCCATGCAGCGCGCCGCCGAGTAGCGCCGCGCCCATGCGTCTGCGGCGCGAAGCGGGTGACACCGAGGCCCTGCATCCGTCACACTGAGTGCCATGGGATCAGCGTTGACCACCATAGGACTCCCCGTCGCCCTCGGCATCATCATGCTGGGGCTCGGTCTCAGCCTCACGCTCGCCGACTTCGCTCGAGTGCTGAAGCAGCCGAAGGCGGTGATCATCGCGCTGCTCTGTCAGCTCATCCTCCTGCCGGCGATCTGCTTCGGTCTCGTGCTCCTCTTCGAGTTGCCGCCTGTGCTCGCCGTCGGCATGATGATGCTCGCAGCCTCTCCGGGAGGCACCACCGCGAATCTGTACAGCCATCTGTTCCGTGGCGACATCGCGTTGAACATCTCGCTCACGGCCGTCAATTCCGTGATCGCCGTGATCACCCTGCCGCTCATCACGAACTTCGCGATCGCGTACTTCCAGCCCTTCGACGACCAGCTCGGTCTGCAGTGGGCGAAGGCTCTCGAGGTGTTCGCGATCGTCCTGCTCCCCGTCGCCCTCGGCATGCTCATCCGCCGACTCGCACCGAAGTTCGCCGAGGGGATGGACAAACCGGTGCGCATCGCCTCGGTCGTGATCCTCGTCGTCGTGATCGGCGGGGCCGTGGCCTCGAACTGGTCCCTGCTGGTGGCGAACTTCACGCAGCTCGCACTGATCACCGTGCTGTTCTGCGTGATCAGCCTCGCGATCGGCTTCCTCGTGCCGCGTCTGCTCCGCGTCGGCCGACGTCAGGCGATCGCGACCTCGTTCGAGATCGGCATCCACAACGCGACTCTCGCGATCGTCATCGCCCAGTCCGTGCTCGGATCCGTCGAGCTGAGTCTGCCGGCGGCGGTCTACGGGGTGCTGATGTTCTTCGTCGCGTTCGGCTTCGGGTTCCTCATCCGCGATCGCTCGGAGCCCGCGGACTCGGCCTCCGCACCGACTCGAGCTTCATAGACTGGTCGGATGCGAGCGCTCACCGAGGCAGACATCCGTTCGTCCTTCGTCAACGCGGATGCGGACGAGCTGCGAGTCATGGAGATGCCGCACGACTTCGTCCTCGTCGACTGGGACTACCTGGACTTCTTCGCATGGCGCGATCCGAGCGCCGGGCGTCGCGGCTATGTCCTGACCCAGCATGAGGGGGAGATCTCCGGAGTCGTCCTCCGAGTCTCCGACCCCGGCCGCGGGCGTTCGGGGATGTGCAACATCTGCCACACAATGCAGCCAGGCAACCAGGTGGCGCTCTTCTCGGCCCGACGTGCCGGCGAGGCAGGGCTGCGCGGAGATTCGGTGGGAACCTACATCTGCGCAGATCTCTCGTGCCACGAGAACGTGAGGCTTGCGCACCCCCTCGCGCCCAACGAGGTGCTGGCACCCGGACAGGTGGATATGCGCCTCGACGGCACCCGACGGCGTATGGAGGCTTTCGCCAAGCGGGTGCGGGACGAGAGCTGATCGCAGTTAGCCTGGTGGCCAACGTCCTGTGCTCGAAGGAGAAGCCATGAACGATGCCATCCTGTTCGCCGTCGACGGGGGACTGGCCCGGCTCACGCTGAACCGCCCCGCGAGGCTCAACGCCTTCAATGCCGATCTGGCGCACGCCTGGCGCGATGCGACCGCAGAGGCCACGTCGCGGTCAGACGTCAAGGCGATCCTGATCGACGCCGCCGGCCCGGCGTTCTGCGCCGGCGGCGACGTGATCGACATGGCGACGGCCATGGGGTCCGCAGACGACATCACCGCGCTCGCCGAGGTGATCAACACCGGCATCCGCTCGCTCACCGAGTCGGCGGTGCCGGTCGTCGCCGCAGCACATGGCACGACGGCAGGCGGTGGGCTCGGGATTCTGCTCAGCAGTGACTACGCCGTCGTCGGTTCGCGGTCTCGCCTCGGCAGTCTTTACGCGAACATCGGGCTCACCCCCGACCTCTCGGTATCGGCCCAGCTCGCTCGGGCGGTCGGACAGCGTCGGGCGTTGCAGCTGGTGCTGCAGGACCGCCTGCTGTCCGCCGCCGAGGCCGTGGAATGGGGCCTCGTCGCCGAGGCTGTCGAAGGGTCGGACTCGGCGGACGAAGCCGACCTGGTGCGAGCCCGCGCCGAAGAGGTCGCCCGCTTCTGGCTGGCCGGTGCCGCAGAGGCCTATGGAAACGCCAAGCGACTCGTTCGCTCGCAGCCCGAGCGAACGTTCGCAGAGCAGCTGAGCGAGGAGGCGCGGTCGATCGGCGCCGCCATGGCGACGCCGGATGCCCAGGCTCGGATCGCCGCCTTCGCCGCCTCCTCCGCGCACAAACGCTGACCGCTGCACCGGAGCCGATTCGCTCCGATGTATCCACGGATCGCGCCGCCGCTGGCTGCCTTCGCGGCGTCGCGTGCAAGGATGAACGCAACGCCGCCCAACGAGAGGAACGCGATGACGCAGCCGGAGATCGCCCAGCAGCCCCCTGCGCTGGTCGAGAAGACGAACATGTCACTTCTCATCAGAGGGGCGATCTGGATCGCCATCGGCGCGCTCATCGCCGCCGCGCTCGTCTGCGTCGTGTGGGTACTGGTCGGCGATCAGGACGGGTTGATCGGCCGGGCCTTCCTCACCATCCTGCTGCTCGCGGCGTTCGCAGGCATCGCGATCCTCGAGGCCGGACTCGCACCGAACCGTCCCGACTGGCTCGCCCTGTCGAGCATGGTCAGCTGGATCGTCGCTCTGCTGGTCGGAGCCGTCAAGATCTGGCTGCCCGAGGACGATCAGTTCTTCACCGGCGCCGAGCGCTTCTTCCAGCTGCTCCTGGTCGTCGGAATCCTCCAGCTCGCCCTGTTGCATGTTCGGCTGTTCACGCCGGCCGCGCAGCGCCACGTGACGACGTTCACCCGCATCATCTACATCGCGACGATCGTGTTCCTCGGCGGTCTCGTGGCCATGCTGATCTTCTTCCTCACGTTCCCGAACACCTTCGACTACGGCGAGCTCTACTGGCGCATCGTCGTGGCGCTCACGATCCTCGCGGCGGTGGGAACCACGTTGATCCCCCTGCTGAACGCTCTGTTCGCTCCTCGCAAGCCTGCAAGCGCTCGTGCCGCCGTCGCTCACGGCGTCGCTGCCGCTCCCGCATGGCCGACGTACGCAGACGGTCGCACTCCACTGCCGGTGCTGCCCGACGGTTCGCCGGACTGGAACGCCTACTACACGGGTCACCCGTCCGCTCAGCCTCTTCAGGCCCCGCAGCAGGCGCTGCCGGCCGCTCCGGCCCCGCAGCCGTTCCCGGTCGCACCCTTCCCGGCCTCCCCGGACCCGTACTCGCAGGCACAGCCGGCGCCTCCTGTGCCGCCGGCGCCAGATGCCCCCGCTGCTTACCCCGCAGCTCCGCCGGCTCCGCCGTTCCCGCCGCAGTGAGCCTCGAACTCGAGCTCGCCGACCTCGCCTCTCGGATCGCGCGCGAGGCCGGCGACCTGGCACGCACGCGTCGCGCCGAAGGCGTGCACCTCGCCGCGACGAAGTCGACGATCGCAGACATCGTGACGGACGCCGACCGCGAGGTCGAGCTGCTCATCCGTGAGCGCCTGCGGGTCGCTCGACCGGGCGACGGCTTCCTCGGTGAGGAATCGGAGGCCGAGCGGGGCGAGAGCGGAATCACCTGGGTCGTCGATCCCATCGACGGCACGGTGAACTACGCCTACGGGATCCCCTCCTATGCCGTGAGTATTGCGGCGGTGCGCGGCAGCGCCGTTGCGGGGGAGTGGGAGGCCCTCTCCGCAGCCGTCTATGCCCCGGCATCCGCAGAGATGTTCACCGCTGCGAGGGGCCACGGCGCGTTTCTGGGAGACGCGCGACTCTCGGTCACGACCGAGACATCGGCTGGTGCGCTGCTGGCCACCGGCTTCGGGTATGACCCGGCGACGCACGACGGCGACCTCGCCACCGTGCGCAGGATCATGTCAATCGCCAGGGATCTCCGTCGTGCCGGTGCGGCCTCGCTGGACCTCGCGTTCGTGGCCGCCGGGCGACTGGACGGCTACTTCGAGCGCGGCCTGAAGCCCTGGGATCATGCGGCAGGCGCGCTGCTCGTCACCGAGGCGGGAGGCAGCGTCTCGCTGATCGATCGAGACTCGACGAGACCCATGCTCATCGCAGGTGGAATCGAGGTCCACCGACGGGTGCTCGATATTCTTCGAGATGAAACGTGAACGATTCATGGCATTCACAGGTGGATCAGGCTAGGGTTTATCCGATCGTTACTTTCATCGGCCCGAATCGGTGAAGGTCCTAAGCGCCCCCGAGCTTGACGTTTTAAACCCGAGAGAATCTGACTTGCCCTTCGAGAATCCCCAGGCTGCCTCTGCGCCCACGCGCCGGTCCAGCCGTCTCCGCACTGCGGCCTTCGAGGCCTCTGCGGCAGGAGTGACAGAAGCCGTCCCCGAAGCTGCACCCGTTTCCGAACCCGCGTCCGTCGCCTTCGAGACTCCGACTTCGCGCCGCGCCGCGCGCCAGCGTCTGAACACCGCAGAGGTGTTCATCGCCGCGAGCGCGGTCGCCGCAGCGTCTGCAGCATCCGACTTGGCAGATGTCGTCGCGGTCGAGCCGACGGAGGCTCCCGAGGTCGTCATCGAGCCGGTTGCGGAACCTGCCGTCGAGCCCGCGGCGATGCCCGAGATGGCTGATGACGCTCACCCGGAGCCTCAGCAGGCCGATTCGGGCGATGCCGGGCACCGCTCGAGCTCCGACGATGCTTTCGAGACCGCGGCCCGCGCGTTCCGCCGCGCCGCGCCCAAGAGTGCGTCCATGCCGACCGTCGAGCCCGAAGCCGCTGCGGCTGAAGAGACGCCTGTCGAGCACGTCGCCCGTCGTCGCCCGTCGGCCCGCAAGTTCCTCACAGTCGGCGCAACCGTCGGCGTGATGAGCCTCGCCGGACTCCTCGCGGTCGGAATGACGCTTCCTGCTGAGGCTGTGGCCGCAGTGCAGGGCACGCAGGCGATCACGGCGACATCTCTCGTGGCCGCGTCGGGCTCCAAGTCGGCGGACAAAGCCGGCGACGAGATCCAGGCCTTCGTCACCTCCTCCGATGTGCAGAACGAGTCGCTCGCAAGATCCGACAGCTTCTCGACCGTCTCCCTGATCCAGGTGGCATCCGAAGAGGGCATCAACTACTCCAACGAGGTCTTCACCAACGACGCCGAGGCCGCGATCCAGTGGCCCTTCAAGGTCGGCGTGGGCATGAGCTCGGGCTACGGCATGCGCTGGGGTCGTCTGCACGAGGGCATCGACTTCGTCCCCGGCGAGGGGGCGCCCATCCAGGCGATCGCCGACGGCGTCGTGCGCACCGCCACCGAGCAGGGTGGCGCCTACGGCGTGACCGTCTACATCGATCACGTGATCGACGGACAGATCGTCACGAGCCACTACTCGCACATGCAGTACGGCTCGCTGCAGGTCAAGGCCGGTCAGACCGTGAAGGTCGGCGACATCGTCGGGCACACGGGCAACACGGGCCGTTCCTACGGCGCGCACCTGCACTTCGAGATCATCATCAACGGAGGCACCATCGACCCGCTGCCGTGGTTGCGCGAGAACGCGGGCCGCACCTCGTATTGACACCTCGATTTCATGAGGACGCCACAGTGATGGTATTCTCGTGTGGTTGCCCCGCGAGGGGCAGCACGCCCCGATAGCTCAGTGGCAGAGCACTTCCATGGTAAGGAAGGGGTCGTCAGTTCAATCCTGACTCGGGGCTCACAGCGTTCGTATCTGCGATGCGGATGCGGTGTGGCAGGGTAGCTCAGCTGGTCAGAGCGCACGACTCATAATCGTGAGGTCGCGGGTTCAAGCCCCGCTCCTGCTACAGACTGAAACCCCCGGGAAACCGGGGGTTTTGTCGTATCGGGCTCAGGGTCGATCCGATGGTCGCATGGCGCCCGTCCGAACGCATGTGGCACGGCACGACGATGTCAAGGGGATGCCGTCTCGGGGCTCTCGGCGGTCACACTGATCGTCCAATACCCCCGACGATAGGAGCGATCATGTCAGACCCCCAGGCGGGCCCCGATGAAGGCGCCGAGATCGACGCGACCGGCGTGGATGCCGACTTCGTGACGAACGACCCTGATCCCGAGATCGATCCCGCTACGCCGGGTGAGGATCAGAAGGCCGACGGCGACAACGCGGATCACCCTGACGAGCTCGAGGTCGGCGACCTTCCCTGACGCTGCAGATACCACGGGCCCGCTCCTCGACGTGAGGAGCGGGCCCGTGGGCTGTGCGCGGAGCGTCAGCGAGCGGTCGGGGGCGCGTCGTTGTCGACGACGACGCGGGCAGCGCCATCTGAACCGGCGGCGGGCCGAACGATCGTGCCTCGCTGCTCGGCTTCGAGGCGCTCGGCCTCCTCGCCGCTGATGGCTTCACCTCGGGCGACGAGCCCGGCCTGGTCCGACAGCGGGATCTGCTTGAGGAACAGCGACAGCACGAGGGCCAGCACGATGAACGGCACGAGGAACCAGAACACCGGCGCGAGAGCATCCGCGTACGCCGTGACGATTCCGTCTCGGACTTCGTCTGGCAGTGCATTGAGCGTGGCGGGGTCGATGGTCGACGCCGCCTGAGATGCATCCTCAGGTGAGGCTCCGGCGTCGGCGAAGACGCCGAGCAGGTTCTCGGTCAGGCGAGTCGTGAAGATCGTGCCGAACACTGCGGTGCCGAGCGAGGCGCCGACCTCGCGGAAATAGTTGTTCGTGCTGGTCGCGGTGCCGATCTCGCCGGCGGGGACGGCATTCTGCACGACCAGGACGACGACCTGCATGATCAGGCCGAGTCCGGCGCCGAACACGAACAGGAACGCGCAGATCAGCCAGATCGGCGTCTCGGCCGAGAGAGTCGTCATCGCCACCATCGCGATGCCGGTGAGGATCGTTCCGACGATCGGGTAGACCTTGTACTTGCCGGTCTTCGAGATCGCGATGCCCGAGAAGATCGAGGTTCCGATCAGACCCACCATCATCGGGATCATCAGCAGACCGGATGCCGCGGCGGAGGCGCCGGACGACATCTGCAGGAATGTAGGCACGAAGCCGATCGCGGCGAACATACCGATGCCGAGCACGAGCCCGATCGCGGTGGCGTTGACGAAGATCGGGTTGCGGAAGAGGCTCAGCGGGATGATCGGGTCCTGCACCTTCGCCTCGGTGATGACGAAGGCGGTCGCTGCCACGACGAGACCGGCACCCCAGGCCCAGGTCGCGAGGGAATCCCAGCCGAACTCCTTGTCGCCGCCGAAGTCTGTGAAGAAGATCAGGCAGGTCGTCGCGATCGACAGGAAGATCACGCCGAAGATGTCGATCGGCTTCTCGGCCTTCTTGCTCGGCAGCTTGAGGGCGACCAGCGCGATGATGAAGGCGGCGATGCCGACCGGGATGTTGATGTAGAACGCCCACTGCCACGTCATGTGGTCGACGAAGAACCCGCCGAGCAGAGGACCGGCGACAGCCGACAGGCCGAAGACGGCGCCGAGCGGCCCCATGTACTTGCCGCGCTCGTTGGCGGGCACGATGTCGGCGATGATCGCCTGCGACAGGATCATCAGTCCGCCGCCGCCGAGACCCTGCAGCGCGCGGAAGGTGACGAACATCCAGAAATCGGTGGCGAACGCGCAGCCGACCGAGGCGAGCGTGAAGAGGGCGATCGCGACCAGGAAGAGGTTTCGACGACCGAGGACGTCGCCGAACTTGCCGTAGATCGGCATGACGATCGTGGTCGCGAGCAGGTATGCGGTGGTGATCCACACCTGGTGATCGACGCCGCCGAGCTGCCCGACGATCGTCGGCATCGCGGTCGACACGATCGTCTGGTCGAGACTCGAGAGCAGCATCCCGGCGATCAGGGCGCTGAAGATGATCCAGATGCGCCGCTTCGTGAGCAGGAAGGGCGCATCCTTGGTGGCTGTGGCGGACATTCAGTCGGCTTTCTGTGATGGTGCGAACACGGCGCGTGCGATCTCGAGGCGTCGCCCGACGAGATCGCTGAAGGAATCGGTCGAGTGATGGTGCAGCAGCTGATCCATGCACAGGCGCACCAG
Coding sequences within:
- a CDS encoding gluconokinase; its protein translation is MSVNAPVLVFMGVASTGKSTVAAMLAGRLGWAFEEGDDLHPEANVAKMAAGHALNDDDRWPWLDRIAEWIDERVEAGEPGIVTCSALRRSYRDVLRRDAVTFVHFTGSRELILDRMLRRQGHFMPATLLDSQFATLEPLEDDERAIEIDIALTPAEQAAQIASRLRLHPDY
- a CDS encoding FHA domain-containing protein, whose amino-acid sequence is MIRLDIDLQVEQASPDDGPPTRFSVRAEGQEVVVTLESTPGLGSMSRRDLTQLVPLADGLARRGIRVRVEGPRGTLVQFGDVKSGPVGRAIAGSSHIKLGHLSTLLSEAQHREHGSGFRLPVPPSTPFPLVPTVARRVRRRVTTTHYLPGSGRPRLIFAVGSGDWNLSRPREFDLLPGRTVIGSGPDADLRLEGLEARHAEVRHNDDDEYVLYSYAATGGGRPNLPHSTENARILRTGSRIEIGPWRLAYYREEFADHGRPFGGRQGGEYEFQKQQPVRPYGSGELG
- a CDS encoding heme-degrading domain-containing protein encodes the protein MTDQTRLAQLEKEHVDLVLRRFDRADAWQLGRSIAERALAQGAPVAVDVRTASGILFHASLPGATADNDAWVQKKAATALRFETSTALLEARVASGGRDMFEPGWLDPVTYAVAGGAVPIRVEGVGVVAVATVSGLPSADDHDLVVEGITALELLAG
- a CDS encoding GntP family permease — protein: MALFTPATDAIMAAVTDTATPDRPAGQLITAAVLGIAIIIVLITWVKLHPFLSLTIGALATGAIAGMDISASVTSFSTGFGTTMGGVGILIALGAIYGKLLADSGGADRIVDTLVSRASARSLPWVMGLIGAVIGLPMFFEVGLVLLVPVIILVARRSGAPLMRIAIPTLAGLSAMHGLVPPHPGPLAAIDALGANLGLTLAFGVIVAIPAVIISGPLFARFAERWVDVPVPELFVTEEDEGVEQRRRPSFGATLFSILLPVFLMLAKAVADISAAGSDAPWKLALDFLGTPVIALLIAVLAGFFILGRGAGFDRTKINDIVGSSLGPIAGILLIVGAGGGFKQVLVDTGIGDVIAQFVSGSSVSVLILAWLVAVVIRIATGSATVATITAAGILQPLTETLDSPMVALLVLAIGSGSVFLSHVNDAGFWLIKEYFGLSIPQTLKSWTVLECLISVTGLAGVLVLSLFV
- a CDS encoding MarR family winged helix-turn-helix transcriptional regulator encodes the protein MQASEGPSPEIERAAFAPARPATALLRDFLELSELFESSLADELGVNPTDLQVMEHLIMSGPLAPTELARRVGLSAGATTTSVDRLVALGHVSREPRPNDRRGILVAPRPESRDKAMGRLIPMIMGVDAELDSFTPQEQDVITRYLRQVTESLRVHASIGISAPD
- a CDS encoding bile acid:sodium symporter family protein, which gives rise to MGSALTTIGLPVALGIIMLGLGLSLTLADFARVLKQPKAVIIALLCQLILLPAICFGLVLLFELPPVLAVGMMMLAASPGGTTANLYSHLFRGDIALNISLTAVNSVIAVITLPLITNFAIAYFQPFDDQLGLQWAKALEVFAIVLLPVALGMLIRRLAPKFAEGMDKPVRIASVVILVVVIGGAVASNWSLLVANFTQLALITVLFCVISLAIGFLVPRLLRVGRRQAIATSFEIGIHNATLAIVIAQSVLGSVELSLPAAVYGVLMFFVAFGFGFLIRDRSEPADSASAPTRAS
- a CDS encoding FadR/GntR family transcriptional regulator; translation: MTVSGAGSPVHDSLVAELGRAIVDGEHPPGSRMLTVELASERGVSRSAAREAVRVLESFGLVWVRRKSGVEVRPRADWNVYAPEVIAWRLAGPGRDEQLRELSQLRSVIEPLAARLAAGAATSEQRVDLVSLVVAMGQEDHEADRERYLMADIRFHRLLLDASGNGMLAALGGTVEAVLRGRTAHSLMPHVANQNAVQWHRDVAFAVASGDADAAATAMRNIVSEADEAMQRAAE